The genomic interval AGGCACCAGCTGAGgcttctccaggcttcctcctctgctgggcTGTTTGTGTAGCCTGCTTCAGTGGGACGAATGGAGCTTTGCTAAAGGCTGCTTCATCAGCCCTGGCCCTGGCAGCCTCCCACGGCCGTCAGAGCACAcaggctgctgccctctgcttgtCTGTGAAATGAAAGAATTCTGCTTTTCATTAAAATGGTATTTGCATGTCTGGACATAGGAAATAGACTATCAGAGGTCAGCACCTCTGACAGTCTATTTCCTATGTCCTGATCTCAAACCTTTTGCCAGCCCCGCTCCCAGACGTCCCAGCAGGCTGGCCTCAAGCTCTACTGCCTGGCCTGCCTGGCCTCCTTCGCTGCCGCGATCAGAGGAACCAGGCAGGACACAGGTCCGGCTGCGGTCACAAACGGGTGCTGTACAGGAGAAGAACAAGCATGGACCATTACTTCCCAACCTCAGCTCCTCCCAGCCTCAAGCCACTCCTGAGGAAGCCCCAGTGTCTCTAGGAAATGCTGAGCCCAGTGGTGTCtaggcccagctgctgctctgcaggccagCCAGGCGCAGGTTTGCAGCACCAGGTCCAGAGCAGCAGACGCAGGGCAGAGCACCAATGGACACAGCCCTGGCTTGCAGCACgggagggctctgagcagcctggtccagtggatGATgggcctgctccctgcagggaccTTGGCCTAGACGACCTGCAGTGATGCCTTCCCACTCAAACCACTCTGTCTCTCTGCTTATTCTTCGCTTGAGAAGCACCAAGGTTGCCACCAATGTGAGcagtctctggaggtgccttcaaGTTGAGCCCGGGAGAAAACCCCTTCCTACTGCAGCTTCTTCCCTTCCACCCCTTTGCATTTTACCTCCAAAAGCTCCTTGGCAGACCATCTCCTCTGCACATCCAcctccaggcagtgctgcaggaagtCCAGTAGCTCAGCTGACAGCTGCCCtgggttctgcagctctggggtcccCTTGGTGGCTATCAGGTTTCCCACCTGCAGAAGAAGCAAAGACAGGATTTGGTCTCTTTCTCTCATCCCCACCAATGTTCACACAGCCCCCTCTTTGCTTTCTGAGCTCCAGTTTCCAGAGGCAGTTTCTTTTCTGGCAGAGGGTCAGAGATGATATTTCCAAACCAACAAAGAGCCCCTGGTGCAGCCACAGGCATACCAGCATCAAAATGGCCTGGCCTTGACAGGTGACTGCTGTGGCTGACCCAGTCACTATGAactacagcagcagaagcagatttGACTGCCACAAAGCAAAGGTGCTCCAATGTCCTGCTCTCCACTGGATACCAATGGTCACCAGGTCTGATCAGAGCTATGAGCAATCCTAGCCCTGTGCTGAGGAGCgagccatgggcactgctggcagtttGGGAACACTCTCTTGCCTGGAACTAGGCTTGGGATGCTTTACTTGAAAGCTCCCTAGTTGGAGACACCTGCCCTTGGAAATCTCTCAAGACACAGCCCAAGAGAGTTCAAATCCCCAGGGCAAGTGTCCAGGCTGGCACATTTTCATCTGCCTCTATGTCGCCTCTGCTCCGAGGGTCCTCTCCTAATGGAACGCaagctgcacactgctgctgctggtgctccaGTGCCATTTGCAGAAGCAGGCCGTGGTGGGACTAGTTCCAGCTGCTGTGACCAAGATCTTATCTCAGAGCAGACATACCCTggggcagagaggaaaaggcagtgGCATCTGCTTGTGTGCACCTTACCCTGCGGTATTGTTCGTGGCTGTAAGGTGGTTCTCCTTCTACCATCTCGATGGCAGTGATCCCAAGGGACCAAATGTCCACCTTGGGACCATATGGCTCCCTCTTAACCACCTCTGGCGCCATCCAGTGAGGGGTCCCAACACACTCCCTCATCTTGCTGTTCTCGGAGGTGAGCTGAACACAGAGTCCAAAATCAGCTGAGGAGAGAAACAAGCTTGTTAAAGCAGCTAGGATGATGGAGCCAGGCACCAAGCCGCTCTGGGcacctccttcctctccacccttctctgctggctggagctgccctttcagcttgcagcagagctcaggccaCGACCACAGGCACCACTTTTGGGTAACTGCCAGTCAGgcaagagcagccccacagcagccctgcaaacactgcccctgcccagggacacctaccCACTTTGACGGCCCCGTCCATGCCCAGCAGGATGTTGTAGCTTTTGATGTCACGGTGGACGATGTTGTTGGAGTGCAGGAAGTCCAGGCCCTGCAGACACTGacagagcaaagagaaacaCAAGGGTCAGAAGGAAGGACCTGATTCCATCAGTGCGGAAAGGAAATGGCTCTGAGGGGTTGCAGTTCTAGAGGAACTGAGCAGTGCCAGAAGACTGTGCTGTCAAGAGGCACAgctggctgctccagcacttgcaCAGCAACAACCTTCTAAAGGAAGGCACAGCAGCTTGTGGAAGAGAAATGTCCATTGCTGCAGACTCTCCCCTGAAAGCAAGGCAgcacagcatctgctgctgcagatgtgcTACCTCCAGCCATCTGACAGACCCTGTTTTGCCCAAGCAGGCAAGTCCCTTCCTTCAGCATGAAGGTCATCACGTTGGGTGGGAGGCTGCATGACACAGACTGGATGTTTGGGCTCTACAGCAGACTTGAAAGAGCCTGGTGCTTTgggaaggctgggaagagcaAAACTGCCACAACCAAGAGAGAGCACAGTAAGAGGATAGAGgagtggagcagctgagagcaagaagtgcagtgctgctgacaggCAGGGTACTTCAGATGTCCTTTCCTCTGCGTCTTgtaaaagcaaaggagaaacaaaagccTCTTGAGAGGACATGGCTCATGTTCTCACCACTTGCTGCCAACGACCCTCCTGTGCACATCACCCCGCGGGTCCCTCACCTCCCTACAGATGGCTGCTATCTGCTCTTCCTCTATCCACATCTCCAGGACAACATCAGCCAAGGACCCTCCATCCAGGTACTCCATCAcaatcagcagctcctcacctgccATGTAGCTGAGAAGAAAGTAATGGCAGAGGAGATCAGCACCAGTGAACTCATCTGTAAACTGGCTGGCAGGAAGGGGACCACCACTGACATGATAACACAACTCCTCACCTGTCTAAGTAGTTGACAAGGTTTGGGCTCTTGTTCCCCTTGATGAACCTGATTTCATTCAGGAGAaccacctctgcctctttctggATGTTAATGTGCTTGATAGCCACCTGTAATGGCATGGAAAACCATGAAGGTGAGCAGCCTCttgcagcagctcagaaggAACACATAGCGAGTGCCACTGGAGCGCCACAGCCGAGCTGTGTGCAAAGGTTGCTGGAAAGGTGAAGGCCCAGGAAggttcagctccttcagcatgcAACTGCACAGCCCTTAGGGAACCTCCCTGAGaagctgaagagagcagaggctggagtTTGCCAGCTGacactgctctgtgcttcagagcagcagcatctaCAGCCAAGGTCCAGTGGTGACCTGGAAGCCCTGTGGCCAGCCAGCACCccagaggaagctgtgcagagctgcaagcTCTACTGGggctcctgacactcacctccTGTCCTCTGGACATCTCAATAGCCCGATAAACCGTTCCTGATGCCCTGcaaacagaacagcagcagagcaatgaGCAGGGCTTTGCTCTCTGGCAGGGAAAGTGAGCCCAGACAGGAGATGTCTGCGGCCTGCAGGGCTTAGAGACCTCCTATGTCCACCCAGCAGCACGCAAGGCAGCAGCCCAccagccctctgccctgcacaaAGACATCTCCTGCAGAACTCTTGCGTCTCTGACAGCCCCCACGTCGCAAGCTGctctctcaggcagctgtgcttttgcttccttCTTGTGAGACATCCCAAAATGTTTCCTCCTAAAAAAGCAGCCAAACAGGTGCCAAACCCTGGAGGGACACCAGAACTTCtgggtcctgctgcctgctgcagacaggCATTGCCAGCATCAAGTTGTCCTTGATGATGCCTTCTGACCACAGTTAGAAATTCCAAGCAGGACTgagagacagcagagcccagccccagtgtCTGAAGATgtctgcagcttgcccagcttCACCCTTCACAGCACACCACAAAAGCCCTGACCCTTGGTTTTGTCTAAGGACCTGTGGTGGGACTTACCCTTGGCCGAGTTCCTGCAATTCTAAGTATTTACCCTCAGGGTCTTCCCCACTCACAACGTCCCCTGGAAGGAATAAAACACAAGTTCCTTGCTTAGAACTGCAACAGATGAGCTCACAGCTTTCTTCTCACCCAGAGCCAATCTCTGCTTGGGCCTTTGGCACGGGAGGGagctcagccaaacccagcccagtcacagctgccctcagaggcaggagcaacacCCACAGTGCCCTCTGGCTTCCTCTGAGCACAGTCACAGCTTGCACAGGGAGCCCTGAGGTACTCTTGACACTCAGATGAGGAACATTTGGTACATggcctcctgagccagcccctcAGAGTACTGCTTGACCAGAGCTGAAGTCCAGAACACTTACTCAGTTTCTCCATGATGCCCCTGcttgtgcttctctgctgccctgaTGGCTCGCGGAAGAATGACCAGATGGCAACCTGGGACAAGAAAATGGTCTGCCTCAGAAAGGTGGCTTGGAGAGATGCCCCACAGCTTACCTTTCAAATGCAGACTTTTGGGAAGATGCTGACTCCCTTATCTTTACAAttcagagctgtggagctctTTCTCACCCAATTTCAGGCATGGAAAGGTGCAGGGTGTGGGCTAAGCTGCTCTTTGAGCGCTCAGATTCTTCACCCAAGAGCTCTCCACACACAGACATGCTGCCCTGAGTAGCACCAGCCGCAGATCTGCACTTACCGACTGGCTGTTCTTGGGTGGCACCATCACAGGCTGAGGCTCATACTCATCCTCCCAGTTCTCAGCACCCTGGTCCTCAGCCTTGTATCCCTTCTGTTCTTCAACTGTAAGATCCTTGCCTTCATCTCTGTTCTCCTCCatctcatcctcacagccataCCCGTCATCATCTTCATCACGCTCTTCATGGTCATCCTCACCATTAGAAGTGCATGGGGCTAACAGGGGTCTTGGTCCTGGTTGTGTGCACTGTGGATAGAAGCACAAGTGGCAGTCACTACCCTTGGGAGGTTTGGTGATCACACTCTCATGTAGTCTGCTTAGACACCAGGAAGCAATCCAGACATGCCCCTGGTCCTACAAGCCTAAGCTCTAAGGCACACTGGGCACATAAGGCATGGGAGGACTCCAGCCCTGGAAGTCTTCATCCAAGAGCTGTCTGATCAGAAACATGCTGACCCCGAACAGAGATGACCAAAGCCAGGACTTACTGACTGTGTCCGTTCAGGCTGGAGCACCATCACTGCTCCAGATCCACCActggctgccttctcctcaatggctgtctcctcttcctcagagagACAGGGGCATGGCATGGGTTCTGCTTCTGTGTTCTGTGGACAGACAGAAGTGTGAGTGGCACTCACCATGCTGCTTTGCCACTTCACCTGGGTGCTTTTCATTCTGGCTAAGGACAGCTAAACCATTCCCAGCCTCACTCTGCCTTGTGTCACCAATGGAAAGCTGGAGTAGACCTCTGCAAGTCCCAGCAGGCTACTGGGGAACTGCTTTAGCACAGTGCCTCCTGAACTGGTAGCACCTCATGAAGCTCCAGGTGCCTTCACTGGTTGGGTGAGCAAACACATGGCAAAGGGCAAAGCCTCCTCACCACTGGCTGGAGTTTGGCAGAGGAGACAAAAGCTGCTTGGCTCTTTCCTTTTTCACCTCTGCTTGCCTGGTTCCACCCCAGTGCTGACCTTCCCTGCCTAGGAGCTGTTTTTCACTCACCAGCCTACCCTGGACCAATCCCTATCTTAGCATAGGCTGCACTTTCTCTGTAGGGAGAGTGCAACCTGCAGCAaaaagggagacctcatcttcgGGCCTGGGTCTCACTGCATGGCTGGGCTGATGGCTGCTCGTCTCTGCCTGTCCTGGAGCCGCTGt from Pogoniulus pusillus isolate bPogPus1 chromosome 9, bPogPus1.pri, whole genome shotgun sequence carries:
- the LOC135178481 gene encoding serine/threonine-protein kinase PAK 3-like; this translates as MAGRFCAALGFLFDVVNAFNFLLDKPWLVTELVANQLVGAFGEACPSNTEAEPMPCPCLSEEEETAIEEKAASGGSGAVMVLQPERTQSCTQPGPRPLLAPCTSNGEDDHEERDEDDDGYGCEDEMEENRDEGKDLTVEEQKGYKAEDQGAENWEDEYEPQPVMVPPKNSQSVAIWSFFREPSGQQRSTSRGIMEKLRDVVSGEDPEGKYLELQELGQGASGTVYRAIEMSRGQEVAIKHINIQKEAEVVLLNEIRFIKGNKSPNLVNYLDSYMAGEELLIVMEYLDGGSLADVVLEMWIEEEQIAAICRECLQGLDFLHSNNIVHRDIKSYNILLGMDGAVKVADFGLCVQLTSENSKMRECVGTPHWMAPEVVKREPYGPKVDIWSLGITAIEMVEGEPPYSHEQYRRVGNLIATKGTPELQNPGQLSAELLDFLQHCLEVDVQRRWSAKELLEHPFVTAAGPVSCLVPLIAAAKEARQARQ